From a single Nicotiana tomentosiformis chromosome 2, ASM39032v3, whole genome shotgun sequence genomic region:
- the LOC138905177 gene encoding uncharacterized protein: MHASVTEAVELASFRLRDVVVLWYEAWERSRGPDTSPAEWEDFSEAFLAHYLPREVREAHLDQFLSLKQGEMSVRDYSHKFISLARYAPDIVRTMRARVHHYVDGLGDHLIRDCRVASLSDDVDIPRIQAFAQTTEDLSRRIHDTRKDREQSKRARTMGSYMEPRVDFRPPLHRYPPRSAGSFPPQMQGQRFDRYIQSGPGQSSGQPEGRRQERSAQMRQLTPPCTQCGKLHTGQCRQGSSACFHCGQTRYYISWCPGLGRGTPAQPSGFTAAFSPSVRAPRPGPQSTQGRGRGRGGGDTSGSSGGQNRFYALTG; encoded by the coding sequence TGCATGCCTCTGTCACCGAGGCTGTGGAGTTGGCTTCTTTTCGACTACGTGATGTAGTCGTCCTATGGTATGAGGCATGGGAGAGATCTAGAGGACCTGATACTTCGCCAGCAGAGTGGGAGGACTTCTCTGAGGCTTTTTTAGCCCATTATTTGCCACGGGAGGTTCGGGAGGCCCATCTTGACCAGTTTCTTAGCCTAAAGCAGGGGGAAATGAGTGTGAGGGATTATAGCCATAAGTTTATTTCTTTGGCAAGGTATGCACCAGATATAGTACGTACCATGAGGGCTAGAGTTCATCATTATGTGGATGGTTTGGGGGATCATCTGATTAGAGATTGTAGGGTTGCATCCCTATCGGATGATGTAGATATTCCCCGCATACAGGCTTTCGCTCAGACTACAGAGGACCTTTCCCGTCGGATTCATGATACTCGCAAGGATAGGGAGCAGAGTAAGAGGGCTCGTACTATGGGGTCTTATATGGAGCCACGAGTTGATTTTAGGCCCCCACTCCATCGATATCCACCTCGGTCAGCAGGTAGTTTCCCACCACAGATGCAGGGCCAGCGGTTTGATCGTTATATTCAGTCAGGACCGGGGCAGAGCTCAGGCCAGCCTGAGGGCCGTCGACAGGAGCGTTCTGCACAGATGAGACAGCTTACTCCTCCATGTACTCAGTGCGGTAAGCTGCACACCGGTCAATGTAGACAGGGTTCGAGTGCATGTTTTCATTGTGGGCAGACAAGATATTATATTAGCTGGTGCCCGGGGTTAGGCAGAGGTACACCAGCTCAGCCTTCAGGATTCACAGCAGCCTTTTCGCCCTCAGTCCGTGCTCCTCGACCAGGTCCACAGTCTACTCAGGGTCGTGGTAGGGGAAGAGGTGGAGGAGACACCTCAGGTTCTAGTGGTGGCCAGAACCGCTTTTATGCACTCACAGGCTGA
- the LOC138905179 gene encoding uncharacterized protein, translating to MDPGSTFSYITPFITGKLDMRSELLLQPVEVSTPVGDSIIANHVYRECTVLINDRPTSVDLVELVMLEFDVIVGMDWLAACYANIDCRAKLIRFHFPGEPVLEWKSNAATPKGKFISYLRARKFIAKGCIYHLVHVRDIDKEPATLQSVPIVNEFPTVFPDELPGIPPEREIDFAIDLLPDVQPISIPPYRMAPVELRELKEQLKDLLDKGFIRPTFLGHVITGDGIKVDGQKIEAVMTWLRPLNPTEVRSFLGLAGYYRRFVEGFSSIYAPLTKLTHKGAKFQWTKACEQSFQELKKRLTTEPVLTLPDGTEGYVVYCDASRIGLGCVLMQHANIIVDALSRKSMGSLSHVEADKVKMTKYLCQLASLQVRLVDAEGGRILVQNTAKSSFVTEVKERQHEDPELIKLRESIPQQRQPLFELTGYGVLRY from the exons atggatcccggctctacattttcatatattactccatttattACTGGTAAGCTTGACATGAGATCTGAGTTGTTGCTACAACCAGTTGAGGTATCTACGCCAGTTGGCGACTCTATTATAGCTAATCATGTCTATCGAGAATGTACAGTGTTAATTAATGACCGTCCAACCTCTGTTGATTTAGTTGAATTGGTTATGCTAGAATTCGATGTCATtgtgggtatggattggttggcagcTTGTTATGCTAATATTGATTGTCGTGCAAAGTTGATCCGATTTCATTTTCCTGGTGAGCCTGTCCTTGAATGGAAAAGTAATGCAGCCACGCCCAAGGGTaagtttatttcataccttagggctcggaagtttattgctaaaggttgtatataccatctggttcatgttagggatatagataaggagccagcgactcttcagtcggttcctattgtgaatgaatttccgacGGTATTCCCTGACGAGCTTCCAGGAATTCCCCCCGAAAGGGAAATCGATTTCGCTATAGATTTGCTTCCTGATGTGCAACCTATATCCATTCCTCCCTACAGAATGGCTCCTGTAGAGCtaagggaattgaaggaacaactgaaggacttgctcgataaaggctttattaggccaa CTTTTCTTGGTCATGTTATTACCGGCGATGGTATCAAAGTTGATGGCCAAAAGATTGAAGCTGTGATGACTTGGCTGAGGCCCTTgaatccgacagaggttcgtagctttttaggcttggcagggtattaccgaaggtttgtggagggattttcctctatctatgcaccattgacgaaactgacacataagggagctaagtttcagtggactaaGGCATGTGAACAAAGTTTTCAGGAACTAAAGAAAAGACTTACTACGGAACCTGTCTTGACTCTTCCAGATGGCACCGAGGgttatgttgtatattgtgatgcctcgagaattggcctaggttgtgttcttatgcagcatg CTAATATTATTGTTGATGCCCTTAGCCGGAAGTCCATGGGCAGTCTAAGCCATGTTGAAGCTGATAAGGTCAAGATGACCAAATATCTATGCCAGCTAGCTAGTTTGCAGGTGCGTTTGGTAGATGCAGAGGGTGGACGCATTCTCGTTCAGAATACGGCAAAATCTTCTTTTGTTACTGAAGTGAAAGAGCGACAACACGAGGATCCTGAGCTTATAAAACTGAGGGAAAGTATTCCACAGCAGCGACAACCTTTATTTGAGCTAACTGGATATGGAGTCCTTAGATACTAG
- the LOC138905180 gene encoding uncharacterized protein, with protein MVFANPRKWLKWLPLAEWWYNTNYHSSLQTTPFQALYGFPPTQVPMGSLPHSTHTTVGANLAQRQHMLLNLKENLVQAQARMKFYSDKNRFERVLEVGDWVYLKLQPYRQSSIAVRRNLKLSARFYGPYIELPATS; from the coding sequence ATGGTCTTTGCTAATCCTAGGAAGTGGCTGAAATGGTTGCCTTTGGCAGAATGGTGGTACAACACCAATTATCACAGCTCACTACAGACTACCCCTTTTCAAGCACTCTATGGGTTTCCACCTACCCAAGTTCCCATGGGTTCATTGCCTCATTCGACTCACACTACAGTTGGAGCTAATTTAGCTCAAAGGCAACATATGCTACTCAACCTCAAAGAAAACCTGGTGCAAGCTCAGGCTCGAATGAAGTTTTATTCTGACAAGAACAGGTTTGAGAGGGTCTTAGAAGTAGGAGATTGGGTTTATCTCAAGCTTCAACCCTATAGACAGTCATCTATTGCAGTCCGACGAAATTTAAAGCTCAGTGCGAGATTCTATGGTCCTTACATAGAGCTGCCGGCGACTTCTTAG
- the LOC104106771 gene encoding calcium permeable stress-gated cation channel 1-like — MATLGDIGLSAAINIISALIFLVAFAILRLQPFNDRVYFPKWYLKGLRHSPTHSGAFVTKFVNVDWRAYIRFLNWIPDALKMPEPELIDHAGLDSAVYLRIYLLGLKIFVPITLLAWAILVPVNWTNSTLAKSNFTYSNIDKLSISNVPLGSLRFWTHIVMAYAFTFWTCYVLQAEYAKVAAMRLQFVASEKRRPDQYTVLVRNVPPDADESVSECVEHFFLVNHQDHYLMHQGVYDANKLAKLVKEKKSKQNWLDYYQLKYSRDQSKRPMMKTGFLGCFGEKVDAIDHQTAEIERLSEEIAEERQRVRKDPKSIMPAAFVSFKTRWGAAVCAQTQQSRNPTMWLTEWAPEPRDVFWNNLAIPYVSLTIRKLIIAVVFFFLTFFFMIPIAFVQTLASIEGIRKRAPFLKVIIDVPFIKSFIQGFLPGIALKIFLIFLPTILMIMSKFEGWLSISALERKSASKYYIFTIVNVFLGNIIAGAAFEQLNSFLNQSANQIPKTIGVAVPMKASFFITFIMVDGWAGIAGEILRLKPLIFYHLKNFFLVKTEKDREEAMDPGSVGFNTGEPQIQLYFLLGLVYAVVTPFLLPFILVFFGLAYVVYRHQIINVYNQEYESAAAFWPDVHGRIVFALCFSQLSLLGLLSTKHAAQSAPFLIALPVLTISFHLFCKGRYEPAFTKYPIQEARMRDTLEQAREPNFNLKGYLQNAYVHPVFKGDDEDEDEDFLNKLENDSVIVPTKRQSRLNTPVPSKVSAGSSPSLPDAAIHEH; from the exons ATGGCGACGCTTGGAGACATAGGTCTTTCAGCAGCAATAAATATTATATCTGCATTGATCTTTCTTGTGGCATTCGCAATTCTGCGGCTCCAACCATTCAATGACAGAGTTTATTTCCCCAAATGGTATCTTAAGGGGTTGAGGCACAGCCCAACCCACTCTGGGGCATTTGTCACGAAATTTGTTAATGTTGATTGGAGGGCGTATATAAGGTTCCTGAACTGGATACCAGATGCACTGAAAATGCCTGAACCTGAGCTTATTGACCATGCGGGGTTGGACTCTGCTGTTTATTTGCGGATATACTTGCTAGG GCTGAAGATCTTTGTTCCTATAACATTGCTTGCATGGGCTATCCTGGTACCTGTGAATTGGACAAATAGCACTCTGGCAAAGTCCAACTTTACTTACAGTAACATTGATAAGCTTTCTATTTCAAACGTTCCACTTGGATCACTCAG GTTTTGGACTCATATTGTTATGGCCTATGCCTTCACATTCTGGACCTGCTATGTCTTACAAGCTGAGTATGCAAAAGTTGCAGCCATGAGGTTGCAGTTTGTCGCCTCTGAAAAACGTCGCCCTGATCAGTATACG GTCCTTGTTAGGAATGTTCCGCCTGATGCCGATGAATCAGTTAGTGAATGTGTGGAGCACTTTTTCCTGGTTAACCATCAAGATCATTATCTCATGCATCAG GGTGTTTATGATGCCAATAAACTAGCAAAACTGGTGAAGGAGAAGAAGAGTAAGCAAAATTGGCTCGACTATTACCAGCTTAAGTACTCTAGAGATCAGTCAAAACGGCCTATGATGAAG ACTGGTTTTCTTGGCTGCTTTGGAGAAAAAGTAGATGCAATTGACCATCAGACTGCTGAAATTGAAAGATTGTCAGAAGAG ATAGCTGAAGAGAGACAACGGGTGAGAAAGGACCCAAAATCTATCATGCCTGCAGCATTTGTCTCCTTCAAAACGCGGTGGGGTGCCGCTGTTTGTGCACAAACACAGCAATCCAGAAATCCAACCATGTGGTTAACAGAATGGGCTCCAGAGCCACGTGATGTATTTTGGAACAACCTGGCGATTCCCTATGTTTCTTTGACAATTAGGAAGCTCATAATTGCTGTTGTCTTCTTTTTTCTGACATTCTTCTTCATGATCCCAATTGCATTTGTCCAAACCCTTGCCAGCATTGAGGGGATTAGGAAGAGAGCACCATTCCTAAAAGTTATCATTGACGT ACCTTTCATCAAGTCATTCATCCAAGGATTTCTACCTGGGATTGCTTTGAAGATCTTTCTCATATTTCTGCCGACTATATTGATGATTATGTCCAAATTTGAGGGCTGGCTAAGCATATCAGCTCTAGAGAGGAAGTCTGCATCTAAATACTACATCTTCACTATTGTGAATGTGTTCCTCGGGAACATAATTGCAGGAGCTGCATTTGAACAACTAAATTCCTTTCTCAATCAGTCAGCAAACCA AATCCCTAAAACAATTGGTGTCGCAGTCCCTATGAAAGCATCTTTCTTCATAACCTTCATAATGGTTGACGGGTGGGCTGGTATTGCTGGAGAGATCCTAAGGCTGAAGCCACTTATATTTTACCACTTGAAGAACTTTTTCTTGGTAAAAACAGAAAAAGATAGAGAAGAGGCAATGGATCCTGGAAGTGTTGGTTTCAACACAGGAGAGCCGCAGATACAATTATATTTCTTATTGGGCCTTGTCTATGCTGTGGTCACACCATTTCTGCTTCCCTTCATTTTGGTCTTCTTTGGCCTGGCATATGTAGTATATCGTCATCAG ATTATAAATGTATACAATCAGGAGTATGAAAGCGCAGCAGCATTCTGGCCAGATGTTCATGGACGTATAGTTTTTGCTCTGTGCTTCTCTCAATTATCTCTACTGGGCTTGCTAAGTACAAAACATGCTGCTCAGTCAGCACCTTTCCTGATTGCCCTTCCAGTACTGACCATCTCATTTCACTTATTCTGCAAAGGACGTTATGAGCCAGCTTTCACCAAATATCCAATACAG GAAGCAAGGATGAGAGATACTTTGGAACAAGCAAGGGAACCGAACTTTAATCTGAAAGGCTACCTTCAAAATGCTTATGTGCATCCTGTTTTCAAAGGTGACGATGAGGACGAAGACGAGGACTTCCTCAACAAACTGGAGAATGATAGCGTGATTGTCCCCACGAAACGCCAATCAAGATTAAATACACCAGTGCCCAGCAAAGTCAGCGCTGGCTCGTCTCCATCACTTCCTGATGCAGCTATTCATGAGCATTAA
- the LOC104106770 gene encoding lysM domain receptor-like kinase 3, whose amino-acid sequence MIFQESRIFELVLGILVLNILWVGAKSQCSDDCDALASYYLWNGANLTFISSSFSTTIKNILSYNPQITKPDTIQFQSRVNVPFSCGCVNGEFMGHQFDLQVKTSTTYPRIVRFYFSNLTTVEMLQKSNSYDPNNVPANSIVNVTVNCSCGNSQVSKDYGLFITYPFRPNETFATIANDFKLPQKLLEDYNPEANFSRGTGLVFIPGKDQNGTYPPLRTSTSTTGISGGAIAGILVAAVFVVALLAVCLYLFLIRGRKTEDESFLHMAPYKHSSNEHVHGHANLENSSEQGSLNKDASPEPPRITVDKSVEFSYEELANASNNFSTAYKIGQGGFASVYYAELRGEKAAIKKMEMQATKEFLAELKVLTHVHHLNLVRLIGYCVEGSLCLVYEYVDNGNLSQHLRGLGRTPLPWSTRVQIALDSARGLEYIHEHTVPVYIHRDIKSANILIDKNFRAKVADFGLTKLIETEGSMHTRLVGTFGYMAPEYGQFGEVSPKTDVYAFGVVLYELISAKQAIIRASEIATESKGLVTMFEDVLKEIDPREGICKLVDPKLGDDYPLDSVWKVALLAKACTHENPQLRPSMRSIVVALMTISSSTADWNIAAFYENQGLAHLMSGR is encoded by the exons ATGATTTTTCAAGAAAGTAGAATCTTTGAGTTAGTTTTAGGCATATTAGTGTTAAATATTTTGTGGGTGGGGGCTAAATCCCAGTGTAGTGATGATTGTGATGCATTAGCTTCTTATTATCTATGGAATGGTGCAAACCTTACTTtcatatcttcttctttttctacCACCATAAAAAATATTCTTAGTTATAATCCTCAGATAACCAAACCAGATACTATTCAATTCCAAAGCAGAGTTAATGTTCCCTTCTCATGTGGCTGTGTAAATGGGGAATTCATGGGCCATCAGTTTGATTTGCAGGTCAAGACTAGTACTACTTATCCGAGAATTGTCCGATTTTATTTTTCGAACCTTACAACAGTTGAAATGTTGCAGAAGTCCAACAGTTATGATCCTAACAATGTTCCTGCAAATTCTATAGTAAATGTTACTGTGAACTGCTCTTGTGGAAATAGTCAGGTGTCAAAAGACTATGGTCTATTCATAACTTATCCGTTTCGCCCTAATGAGACGTTTGCTACAATAGCCAATGATTTTAAGCTACCACAGAAATTGTTGGAGGACTACAATCCTGAAGCAAATTTCAGCAGAGGGACTGGTCTGGTTTTCATTCCTGGAAAAG ATCAAAATGGAACTTATCCACCATTAAGGACTTCTACAAG TACAACAG GAATCTCGGGTGGAGCGATAGCTGGCATATTGGTTGCAGCGGTTTTTGTTGTAGCCCTTTTAGCGGTTTGCTTGTATCTTTTCTTAATTAGAGGCAGGAAAACGGAGGACGAATCATTTCTTCACATGGCACCTTACAAACATAGTAGTAATGAGCACGTTCATG GTCATGCAAATTTAGAGAATTCTTCAGAACAAGGTTCTCTTAATAAGGATGCTTCTCCAGAGCCCCCAAGGATCACTGTGGATAAATCAGTGGAATTTTCATATGAAGAACTAGCTAACGCCAGCAACAACTTCAGCACAGCCTACAAGATTGGTCAAGGTGGTTTTGCATCTGTTTACTATGCAGAGTTAAGAGGCGAG AAAGCTGCAATCAAGAAGATGGAAATGCAAGCAACAAAAGAGTTCCTTGCTGAATTGAAGGTTTTGACCCACGTTCATCACTTGAACTTG GTACGTTTGATAGGATattgtgttgaaggatctttgtGCTTAGTCTACGAATACGTTGACAATGGAAACCTAAGCCAACACTTGCGTGGTTTAG GTAGGACACCATTGCCATGGTCTACCAGGGTGCAAATTGCTCTGGATTCAGCTAGAGGCCTAGAGTATATCCATGAACACACTGTTCCTGTATATATCCATCGCGACATTAAATCAGCCAACATTTTGATCGATAAAAACTTCCGTGCAAAG GTTGCTGACTTTGGACTTACAAAACTGATAGAAACTGAAGGTTCTATGCACACTCGTCTTGTTGGTACTTTTGGTTACATGGCCCCTGA GTATGGTCAGTTTGGTGAGGTTTCTCCCAAAACTGATGTATATGCTTTCGGAGTTGTGCTTTATGAATTAATATCTGCTAAACAAGCTATTATCAGGGCTAGTGAAATTGCTACTGAATCGAAGGGGCTCGTTACAATG TTTGAGGATGTGCTTAAAGAGATTGATCCTAGAGAAGGAATATGCAAATTGGTAGATCCAAAACTTGGTGATGATTATCCCCTGGATTCAGTCTGGAAG GTGGCTCTTCTTGCCAAGGCTTGCACACATGAAAATCCTCAATTGAGACCAAGTATGAGATCAATAGTAGTAGCTTTAATGACAATATCATCCTCAACTGCAGATTGGAATATAGCTGCATTTTATGAGAACCAGGGCCTTGCCCATCTCATGTCAGGAAGGTAA